The genomic window GCGCTGCCGGCCACCGGGCTCAAGCTGGCGCTGCCCTCCGAAAGCACCGGCGACCCCGCCACCAGCTCACGGCAGGCCTACGACCTGGTGTCCGACGCGTTCGGCCCGGGCCGCAACTCGCCGCTGCTGGTCGTCGTCGACGCCAAGGACGCCACCGTCCCGGCACCGGAGGCGTTCGGCGAGGTCGTCCGGACCATCTCGGCGCAGGACGACGTCGTCAACGCCCAGATCGTGGCGATGAACCCGGCCGGGGACACCGCGCAGATCATGGTCACCCCGGGCAGCTCACCGACGGACGCGAAGACCATCGACCTGATGCAGTCCATCCGTGACGGTGAGGGCGCGCTCAACGAACAGATCGGCGTCAACTACGGCGTCACCGGTCAGGCCGCGCTCGAGAGCGACATCTCGGACCGTCTGCTCGACGCGCTGGTGCCGTATCTGATCATCGTGGTCGGGCTCGCGTTCATCCTGCTGATGCTCGTGTTCCGCTCGATCCTGGTGCCGTTGACCGCGGCCCTGGGCTTCCTGCTCAGCGTCGCGGCCACGTTCGGCGCCACCGTCGCGATCTTCCAGGAGGGCTGGGGTGGGCTGATCGCCAATCCGCAGCCGCTGGTCAGCTTCATGCCGATCTTCCTGATCGGCGTGGTGTTCGGTCTCGCGATGGACTATCAGGTGTTCCTGGTGACCCGGATGCGGGAGGAGTACGTGCACGGCGCCTCCGCGAAGAAGGCCATGACCATCGGTTTCAACCACGGCGCCCGTGTCGTGACCGCCGCCGCGCTGATCATGATCTCGGTGTTCGGTGCGTTCATGCTCGAACCCAACGCGTTCATCAAGTCGATCGGCTTCGCGCTCGCCGCCGCGGTGTTCTTCGACGCCTTCCTCGTCCGCATGGTGATCATCCCGTCGGTGATGGCGCTCATGGGCGACAAGGCGTGGTGGCTGCCGAAGTGGCTCGACAAGATCCTGCCGAACGTCGACATCGAGGGCGAGAAGTTGGCCCGCACCCTGAAGCAGGAGTCGGACACCCGGCCGGACGCGGACCTGTCCCGAGCCTGACCCGGACACCTGCGTGAACATCACGTGACGAGAGAGAGGTCGAGCCCTGCGAGATGGGCTCGACCTCTCTCTTTTCGCCCTTCGGATTGGTAACCTTCGCAAACCATGCTGATCAGACTTCTCGGCACCTATCTGGGGCCATACAAGCGCGACCTCGTCGGCGTCGTCCTCCTCCAACTCGTCGCGACCGGTGCCGCGCTGTATCTGCCCAGCGTCAACGCTGATCTGATCGACAACGGGGTGGCGGTCGGCGACACCGGCTACATCATGACCGCGGGCGCGAAGATGCTCGCGGTCACCGTCGTGCAGATCATCTGCTCGATCGGCTCCGTGTACTTCGGTGCGCGGGCCGCGATGGGCTTCGGCCGCGACGTGCGCGCCGCCGTCGTCGGTCGGGCGCGGGCGTTCTCGTCCCGCGAGTTCGGCCGGTTCGGGGCCCCGTCGCTCATCACCCGCAGCACCAACGACGTGCAGCAGGTACAGATGATGGTGGTGCTCAGCGCCACCATCCTCGTGATGGCCCCCATCATGTGCATCGGCGGCATCATCATGGCGATCCGGCAGGATGCCGGCCTGTCGTGGGTGCTCGCGGTCAGCGTTCCGCTGCTGGCGCTGACGATGATCGTGCTGATCACGAAACTGGTCCCGGAGTTCCGGACCATGCAGACCCGCATCGACGCCGTCAACCGGGTCCTGCGCGAACAGATCACCGGCATCCGGGTGGTCCGTGCCTTCGTGCGGGAACGGTCCGAGGCCGAACGGTTCGACGACGCCAACGGCTCCCTCACCGACACCGCCCTGCGGGTCGGCCGCATGATGGCGATGATGATCCCGATCGTCATGATGATCGCGAACCTCACCAGCGTTGCGGTGCTGTGGTTCGGCGGTCACCTCATCGACAACGGTGAGATGGGCATCGGCTCGCTGACCGCGATGCTCAGCTACATCATGCAGATCCTCATGGCGGTGCTGATGGCGTCGATGCTCGCGATCCTCGCGCCGCGCGCCGCGGTGTGCGCCGAGCGCATCACCGAGGTCCTCGACACCGAGCCGTCGGTGGTGCCCCCCGGCGCGCCCGTGTCGGTGATGCGTCAGCCCGCCCGCGTCGAACTGCGCGACGCCGAATTCCAGTACCCGGGCGCCGAGGAACCGGTGCTGCGCGGTATCAGCTTCACCGCGGAGCCGGGCATGACCACCGCGATCGTCGGTGCCACCGGTTCCGGCAAGACCACACTGCTCGGCCTGATCCCGCGTCTGATCGACGTCACGGACGGCTCGGTGCAGGTGTCGTTCACCGATGTCCGCGAACTCGACCCGGAAACCCTGCGCTCCCACATCGGACTGGTGCCGCAGAAGCCGTTCCTGTTCTCCGGGACGATCGCGAGCAACCTGCGGTACGGCAAGCCGGACGCCACCGACGACGAACTGTGGCGGGCCCTCGAGATCGCGCAGGCCGCCGACTTCGTCCGCGAGATGCCCGACGGCCTCGAAACCGCTGTCGCGCAGGGCGGCACCACCGTCTCCGGTGGCCAGCGGCAGCGCCTGGCGATCGCCCGGGCTCTCGTGCGGCGCCCGTCGATCTACCTGTTCGACGACTCGTTCTCGGCGCTCGACCTGTCGACCGACGCCCGGCTGCGGGCGGCACTGCGCCCCGAAACCGAGAAGGCGTGCGTGATCATCGTCGCGCAGCGCGTGTCGACGATCGTCGACGCCGACCAGATCGTGGTCCTCGAGGAAGGTGCCATTGTCGGTATCGGCACCCACGAGGAACTCCTCGAGACGTGCCCGACGTACGTCGAGATCGTCGAGTCCCAGCGTTCCGCCCAGGAGGCACTGTGAGCACCACGACCCAGTCCTCCCCGCCGATCCCGGGCGCGCCCGCACCGACGGCGAAGGCCGAGAACTTCGGTGCATCGATGAAGCGTCTGCTCGGACGCCTGAGTCCGCACCGGACCGCGGTGATCGTGGTCCTGCTGCTCGCCACCGCCAGCGTCGTGATGACGGTGATCGGCCCGCGCCTGCTCGGCCACGCCACCAACATCATCTTCGACGGTGTCGTCGGCCGGCAGCTGCCGGAGGGCCTCACCAAGGAACAGGCCGTCGAGGCGCTGCGGGCGGACGGCCAGAACCAGTTCGCCGACATGGTCTCCGGCATGAACGTGGTGCCCGGTGTCGGCATCGACTTCACCGCTGTCGGCCGGGTCCTGGCGCTGGTGCTGGCCCTGTACGTGGTGTCGTCGGTGGTGGCGTGGGCGTCCGCGTACCTGCTCAACATCATCGTGCAGGGGGTGGTGCGCCGGCTGCGCAACGACGTCGAACAGAAGCTCCACCGGCTGCCGCTGCGCTACTTCGACACCAATTCTCGTGGTGACCTGCTCAGCCGTGTCACCAACGACATCGACAACGTGTCGCAGAGCTTGCAGCAGACTCTCAGCCAGCTGCTGACGTCGATCCTCACCGTCATCGGCATCCTCGCGATGATGATCACGATCTCGCCGCTGCTGGCGCTGATCGCGGTGCTCACGGTGCCGGTGTCGGCGTTCGTCGCCGCGAAGATCGCCAAGCGGTCCAAGCCGCACTTCGTGTCGGTGTGGAAGACCACCGGCGAACTCAACGGGCAGATCGAGGAATCCCTCACCGGGCACGAACTCGTCACCGCGTACGGACGTCACCGTGAGGTGCAGGCCGAGTTCCAGGAGAAGAACGAGCAGCTGTACCGGTCCGGGTTCATGGCGCAGTTCATCTCCGGCATGGTGATGCCGGCGGTCATGTTCCTCGGCAACCTCAACTACGTCGCGATCGCCGTGATCGGTGGTATGCGGGTCGCGTCGGGCACCATGACCCTCGGTGACGTGCAGGCGTTCATCCAGTACTCGCGTCAGTTCACGCAGCCGATCACGCAGATCGGGTCGATGGTGAACCTGCTGCAGTCCGGTATCGCATCCGCCGAACGCGTGTTCGCGGTCCTCGACGAGGAGGAACAGAGCCCCGACCCGGAGCCCGCACAGTCCCCGGCCGTCGTCCGGGGCCGGGTCGAGTTCGAGGACGTCCGATTCGGTTACGACGCGGACACCCCGCTCATCGAGGGCTTGTCGCTGACGGCGGAACCCGGCCAGATGGTCGCGATCGTCGGCCCGACGGGTGCCGGCAAGACGACGCTGGTGAACCTCGTCATGCGGTTCTACGAGGTGAACGGCGGCCGGATCACACTCGACGGCACCGACATCGCGCAGATGACCCGCGACGACCTGCGTTCGCGGATCGGCATGGTCCTGCAGGACACGTGGCTGTTCGGTGGCACGATCCGCGACAACATCGCGTACGGGCACCCGAACGCCACCGACGAGCAGGTGTACGAGGCGGCCCGGATGAGTTACGTCGATCGGTTCGTGCACATGCTGCCCGACGGCTACGACACGGTCATCGACGAAGAGGGCAGCAACATCTCGGCCGGTGAGAAGCAGCTGATCACGATTGCGCGGGCGTTCATCGCGCAGCCGTCGATCCTGATCCTCGACGAGGCCACCAGTTCCGTCGACACCCGCACCGAACTGCTGGTGCAGCAGGCGACGGCGGTGCTGCGCAGCGACCGTACGAGCTTCGTGATCGCGCACCGGCTGTCGACGATTCGTGACGCCGATCTGATCGTCGTCATGGACAAGGGCCGTATCGTCGAACAGGGTAGCCACGACGGGCTGCTCGAGCAGCGCGGCGCGTACTACGACCTGTACAACAGTCAGTTCGTGGGAGCAGTGGAGTAGCAGGAGTAGCAATGACCATGAAGCCGTTGGACCTGTTCGGGATCGATGCCCTCCTCACCGACGAGGAACGCGACATTCAGGACACGGTTCGACGGCTGGTGGACGACCGGTTGCGGCCGCGGCTGCCGGACTGGTTCGAGCAGGGGACGCTGCCGCGCGAGATCGCCCGCGAGCTCGGGGACCTCGGTCTGCTCGGCATGCACCTGCAGGACTACGGGTGTGCCGGCACCAACGCCGTCTCCTACGGGCTGGCCTGCCTCGAACTCGAGGCCGGCGACAGCGGCCTGCGCAGTTTCGTGTCGGTGCAGGGATCACTGTCGATGTTCTCGATCCACCGCTTCGGCTCGGAGGAGCAGAAGCAGCAGTGGTTGCCGCGGCTCGCGTCCGGGGAGGCGCTCGGCTGCTTCGGGCTCACCGAACCGGATTTCGGATCCAACCCGTCCGGCATGCGCACCCGCGCCCGCCGCGACGGCAGCGACTGGATCCTCGACGGCACCAAGATGTGGATCACCAACGGTGGTCTCGCCGACGTCGCGACGGTATGGGCGCAGACCGACGACGGTGTGCGAGGCTTCCTCGTCCCCACGGACACACCCGGTTTCACGGCGAACACGGTGACCCACAAGCTGTCGATGCGGGCGTCGGTCACCTCGGAACTGGTGCTCGACGGGGTCCGGGTACCGGCGTCGGCGCAGCTGCCGGAGGCGCGGGGGCTGCGGGCGCCGCTGTCGTGCCTGAACGAGGCCCGGTTCGGGATCGTGTTCGGCGCGCTCGGCGCGGCCCGGGACAGTCTCGAGACGGCCATCGCATACGCCGGGACGCGGGAGGTGTTCGACCGTCCGCTCGCGGGCTACCAGCTGACGCAGGAGAAGCTCGCCGACATGACCCTCGAACTCGGCAAGGGCATGCTGCTGGCGTTGCAGCTGGGCCGGATGAAGGACCGCGGTGAGATCACCCCCGACCAGATCAGCGTCGGGAAACTCAACAACGTGCGCGAGGCCATCGCGATCGCCCGCGAATGCCGAACCATCCTCGGCGCCAACGGCATCACGCTCGAGTACTCGCCGCTGCGGCACGCCAACAACCTCGAGTCGGTGCTCACGTACGAGGGGACCAGCGAGATGCATCTGCTGTCGATCGGTCGGGCGTTGACGGGGCACGCGGCGTTCCGCTGAGGCGGCTGTTCGGTGTGACGGGTGGATGAGCCCCACCCCTCGGGTACCTGGTGTCGGACGGTGTTCCGGCGCACGCTCGAATCATGAGCGAATCACTTGTAGCCAAGGAAGCCGATCGCGCGCTCAAGGTGAAACACCGTGCGGTGTGGGCGTCGGGCGACTACCCGGCCGTCGCGGCCGACATCATCCCCGACCTGGGCGCGGTCCTGACCCGCGCGGCGGGGGTGCACGCCGGGCAACGCGTCCTCGATGTCGGCGCCGGTACCGGCAACGCCGCGATCCCCGCCGCACTCGCAGGTGCCGAGGTGGTGGCGTCGGATCTCACGCCCGAACTGTTCGAGCGTGGCCGCGAACTCGCCGCCGAGCGCGGAGCCCACCTCGAGTGGCAGGAGGCCGACGCCGAAGCGTTGCCGTTCGCGGACGACGAGTTCGACGTCGTGCTGTCGTGCGTCGGTGTCATGTTCGCCCCGCACCACCGAGACAGTGCCGACGAGTTGGTTCGGGTGTGCAGGCCCGGCGGCACGATCGGGCTGCTCAGCTGGACGCCGGAGGGCTTCGTCGGCCGGATGTTCGCGGCGATGAAACCGTACGCGCCGCCGCCCCCGCCCGGTGCGCAGCCGCCTCCGCTGTGGGGCGACGAGACCCACGTGCGGGACCTGCTCGGGGATCGAGTCGCCGACGTCGTCGCGAGCCGGGACGTCGTACGGGTCGACCACTTCGACGGACCCGAGGCGTTCCGGGACTACTTCAAGACCAACTACGGGCCGACGATCGCGGTGTACAAGGCGATATCCGACGATGCCGACAAGGTCGCGTCCCTCGACACCGCCCTCGCCGACCTGGCCCGGCAGTTCGACGTCGGCGACGGATCGTTCGCGATGGACTGGGAGTATCTGCTGTTCACCGCGGTCGAGCGCGCGTAACCCGCCGCTGCGGTACGCGAACCGGTACCGGGGTTCGTGTATCGGACTGGTTTGATGGGCGGATCGTGATCGACGGTGTGTCCGCACCGAGCCTGTAGGGAGAGACCGATTCACTACTTCGAACGACTGACCGAATCGACCTTCCTGGCCACCTCCTACACGGGTGGCGCGTGGAACACCGAGGAACAGCACGTCGCGCCGGCCCTGGGACTGTTGGCCCACGTCGTCGAGACCGACCGGGACGCCCGGCGCGGTGACGGCCTGAGCATCGGCAGGATCTCGTACGACATCCTCGGGACCCTGCCCATCGGTGAGGTCGAGACGTCGGTTCGGGTGCTGCGGGCCGGCCGCACGATCGAGCTGGTGGAGGCCACGCTCAGCCATGGGGGTCGCGCCGCTGTCGTCGCCCGGGCCTGGCTGATGCAGGCCTACGACACCGAGCCGATCGGCGGCACGTCGTTCCCGGGGATCGCCGCGCCCGACGCGATGCCGGCGTGGGATGCGACGACCGTGTGGCCCGGGGGCTTCATCGCGTCG from Prescottella sp. R16 includes these protein-coding regions:
- a CDS encoding ABC transporter ATP-binding protein, with the protein product MLIRLLGTYLGPYKRDLVGVVLLQLVATGAALYLPSVNADLIDNGVAVGDTGYIMTAGAKMLAVTVVQIICSIGSVYFGARAAMGFGRDVRAAVVGRARAFSSREFGRFGAPSLITRSTNDVQQVQMMVVLSATILVMAPIMCIGGIIMAIRQDAGLSWVLAVSVPLLALTMIVLITKLVPEFRTMQTRIDAVNRVLREQITGIRVVRAFVRERSEAERFDDANGSLTDTALRVGRMMAMMIPIVMMIANLTSVAVLWFGGHLIDNGEMGIGSLTAMLSYIMQILMAVLMASMLAILAPRAAVCAERITEVLDTEPSVVPPGAPVSVMRQPARVELRDAEFQYPGAEEPVLRGISFTAEPGMTTAIVGATGSGKTTLLGLIPRLIDVTDGSVQVSFTDVRELDPETLRSHIGLVPQKPFLFSGTIASNLRYGKPDATDDELWRALEIAQAADFVREMPDGLETAVAQGGTTVSGGQRQRLAIARALVRRPSIYLFDDSFSALDLSTDARLRAALRPETEKACVIIVAQRVSTIVDADQIVVLEEGAIVGIGTHEELLETCPTYVEIVESQRSAQEAL
- a CDS encoding ABC transporter ATP-binding protein, with product MSTTTQSSPPIPGAPAPTAKAENFGASMKRLLGRLSPHRTAVIVVLLLATASVVMTVIGPRLLGHATNIIFDGVVGRQLPEGLTKEQAVEALRADGQNQFADMVSGMNVVPGVGIDFTAVGRVLALVLALYVVSSVVAWASAYLLNIIVQGVVRRLRNDVEQKLHRLPLRYFDTNSRGDLLSRVTNDIDNVSQSLQQTLSQLLTSILTVIGILAMMITISPLLALIAVLTVPVSAFVAAKIAKRSKPHFVSVWKTTGELNGQIEESLTGHELVTAYGRHREVQAEFQEKNEQLYRSGFMAQFISGMVMPAVMFLGNLNYVAIAVIGGMRVASGTMTLGDVQAFIQYSRQFTQPITQIGSMVNLLQSGIASAERVFAVLDEEEQSPDPEPAQSPAVVRGRVEFEDVRFGYDADTPLIEGLSLTAEPGQMVAIVGPTGAGKTTLVNLVMRFYEVNGGRITLDGTDIAQMTRDDLRSRIGMVLQDTWLFGGTIRDNIAYGHPNATDEQVYEAARMSYVDRFVHMLPDGYDTVIDEEGSNISAGEKQLITIARAFIAQPSILILDEATSSVDTRTELLVQQATAVLRSDRTSFVIAHRLSTIRDADLIVVMDKGRIVEQGSHDGLLEQRGAYYDLYNSQFVGAVE
- a CDS encoding acyl-CoA dehydrogenase family protein — its product is MTMKPLDLFGIDALLTDEERDIQDTVRRLVDDRLRPRLPDWFEQGTLPREIARELGDLGLLGMHLQDYGCAGTNAVSYGLACLELEAGDSGLRSFVSVQGSLSMFSIHRFGSEEQKQQWLPRLASGEALGCFGLTEPDFGSNPSGMRTRARRDGSDWILDGTKMWITNGGLADVATVWAQTDDGVRGFLVPTDTPGFTANTVTHKLSMRASVTSELVLDGVRVPASAQLPEARGLRAPLSCLNEARFGIVFGALGAARDSLETAIAYAGTREVFDRPLAGYQLTQEKLADMTLELGKGMLLALQLGRMKDRGEITPDQISVGKLNNVREAIAIARECRTILGANGITLEYSPLRHANNLESVLTYEGTSEMHLLSIGRALTGHAAFR
- a CDS encoding class I SAM-dependent methyltransferase encodes the protein MSESLVAKEADRALKVKHRAVWASGDYPAVAADIIPDLGAVLTRAAGVHAGQRVLDVGAGTGNAAIPAALAGAEVVASDLTPELFERGRELAAERGAHLEWQEADAEALPFADDEFDVVLSCVGVMFAPHHRDSADELVRVCRPGGTIGLLSWTPEGFVGRMFAAMKPYAPPPPPGAQPPPLWGDETHVRDLLGDRVADVVASRDVVRVDHFDGPEAFRDYFKTNYGPTIAVYKAISDDADKVASLDTALADLARQFDVGDGSFAMDWEYLLFTAVERA
- a CDS encoding thioesterase family protein, with the translated sequence MHYFERLTESTFLATSYTGGAWNTEEQHVAPALGLLAHVVETDRDARRGDGLSIGRISYDILGTLPIGEVETSVRVLRAGRTIELVEATLSHGGRAAVVARAWLMQAYDTEPIGGTSFPGIAAPDAMPAWDATTVWPGGFIASAEIRRDQVEPGRASFWVRTPVALVGGEKIGPVARTAGLLDIANGMTTRISPVDVAFPNLDLTLHLFAEPQGEWVGFDTTVSFGASGVGLTHSVVSDEKGPIGTSSQILTVRPTGSRGAAPRL